caggatCTAAAGATTTATATTCCGATAATCCTGCAATTCGATCCCGCGATCTCATATGATAAATATATCATCACTTATCATCTCGGATGATCCATGATATCTACATTCACGATAACAAGCAACTAGCCTATAAGAGGAGCGCCTCAAATAATGACCAAGCTCAGAGTAGTCAGAATCATCACTTTAATCGAGCTCGGTCCGAGATAAATGATTCGAAGCAACCTAGGAACATTGCAAGTCGAATTGGCGAGTTGGATCCATCTATTGGCACCGGGATTATGTCAATCACTTTCGCCGTCATGATGTTTGTAGGTCGTAGCACAGCTATAGTTTGCTTGTGTTACATATTTCGGTTAGTGAGAATATCATCGTCGAAAGATAAAGAGGGAATAATCGATATCGATATGGATCCAGCTGAATACAAGAAGAGAGTGATTTCGAAAGGTTTGCTTCAAAGAAATGGTCCGAAGCCATCAAATATTGCCCGTTGCTAGAGATaaaaatctcctttttttttttttttttcctttttaaagaTTTTGCTTATGGTGtgataaaaatatatttcttgTACGTAGGCCACAAGAAACAATGGATCAAATATAGACTCGAGAATAATTTGAAGAGTAAACTTAATCGTATAATATTTTTCAGAATTTAATTTGTTATTATCTTTTGAAGAAATAAGTTTGTATGATATATGTATTGTCAAATTATACTCGACGCTTTTCGTTTTATAAATTGGCATCTTGGCACTCATCTATGTCAGAATAGCACATAGACATATTTTTAAACATGGAGTTGGTAATCAAACTAAATAAATTTTGGATCACTTATTTAGTGGTTGGATCAACAAATCAATCTAATATACTTGCCCCCACGGGTGTGATGCATGATAAAGTATTTAAAGGAATAATATGAGAATCAAGTTTGAATCTCAAATGAGATGACTTCATAAGTTGTACTTCAGATCTACCTAATAGGTGAACCGGAGATAAAAGCTACCTACTTCTAAGGTTAGTCAGGTGAAATCCAAACATCTagattatgtatatatataaaaaaatcataacCAAAACATTGCTCCAATTAAGTGCATTAGTCAAACCAACctgtagaaaattaaaaattaacatgCATGATGAAATGTAGAAATGATTGTTGATCAAAACTAACAATGTTGTTCACCTGTACCACCTGATAACACTAAACTAGAGCAAATTAATATGGGCAAGTAATGAAATAGCATATATTTCTTATGGTCGCAATAGTAAGAACTCAATGACCGTTGTATTCTCCCCCACTCGAACAAATGGGTATATACAAAAAAAAAGGTATTCGCACTGGTATAACAAAGAACTTATTTAGAAAATGATGGCAAATCAAAAAGACTCTCAATCAGTTCAGCTCTTGCTTCATTTACCCCTACTTCATAATCCACTTCTGTGTCTTTTGGCAATAAATACTGCAATGCCTTAATTCAAGGCCTGCGACCTGCCCGATTCATCCACTGTACCAGAAATAGGGCAGAGGCTCTAACGCTAATGATCAATCAACAGCCGCTTTGTTCTTCCAGATGCTTCTTGGTATCGGCAAGCCAACAAGCAAGGGCCTGACGAGGTCTTCGGTCTTCAAGGTCCAAGTACTTGTTGGCCAAATGAAGGAACTGTTTTCGTTTTCCTGCAAGGCTGGCGTGCTGAATGATTTTCTAACAGGAGAAGACCCAGCATATATGAAAGAATCTCCATTTGAGGTAACATCTAATACGGCCATGTCTATTTCAGTTTTGCTAGGCAGTTTTGGTCTTGCTGCCAAGCCTTTTCCTTTCCATCCTGAAAATCCACTGTCATTCTCCTCTTTGAACTGCAATTCTGGGGTGGACAGAGACTCATTTGCGTCGCCTTTTTGCCGCCTCCTGATAGAATTCTCCATGTCGATGCTCTCAGCATTATTTGAAATGGTGTGGTTCTTTTTAGACTTGCTGTTTAGTGCTAAGAAACCATTGATCAAACTTGTAGTTTTCCAATCCTGATGCGAGTGTGAATCAGAAAATGGTGGGTCCGTGGACCAAATTTCATCATCAGAGCAGCTACCACCTGTTCGATACACAGTCATCTCATAACCTTGAAGAGCTGAGCCCTTTTTGAGTTCTGTGAAACCATAATATGATTGCAGGCTGCTCATTGCTGAGGAGATCTGTCTTGGGTAAGTTTTTGTCTTCATTGAGTCCAACAAATCCAGCACATCAGCACCAAAACGACAGGGTGGAGGAGTATGATCTCTCGAAGGACTGTTGGCGTCATATGACAAACAAAATTTATAAGAATAATGTTCAAGTAGAAAAAGGTTCAAAAAGGCTCGTTACTGTTTACAAATCTCAGAAACTTTTATTTGAAAGCAAACTGATACCTTATTCCAATAGTACCTAATATCATTGAGTCTCCTCAACAGAATATAGAAAATCATTGAAAAGAAGATATGGTAGTGAATTAGCTAGAGAGTAAATACTAATTACTAGCAGATTAGACAGTGCATTTATCGCTAATGACGAATCCTCCAAAGGTTTAAAGTACACCTCATGCTAAAAATTTGGCCTTTAATTGAAACATCATAATTTTTGTGTTATGTTGACACTCAGCACACTCCTTCACACTTCAAAGTGTGtcaagttattttaaataaaattttagaccaacaaattaaaaaaaaaaaacatagaagcTTCGCAACTAATGATCTCCATTTTTTAACGAGTCAGTATGGCTAAAACTCACAGTATTGCCAGATacaattctgttatttatttattattattattattattatttttaggaaAAATGGAATGGCAAAAGCTCCAGAGTCCATTAATCTACAAGATTATTTACAAGATATTCCACATGTAAAAGGTTATGTTGAAAACAAGAGATTCATGATATTTGTTAGCATAATGTTAAACTTGTTAAGTATTAGGTATATCACATTGCAGCAATCTGGATGAATAAACAGAAGAGTTCTAGTGGGCAACTGAGAGTGATTACACAGTATTATACTTGTTTATGTTTGTCAAAGCCAAGTTAGGTGTGCTCTTCTGCACGGACATTCCAGTGTTCGCATTAATTTGACAGCTAAATTGTTTAGAAGAATATCTTCACAAGTTTTTggtaattcaaatatttgtagtAGAGTTGTGTTTCTTAGTTTGTATGTTCACTTTGTATGTTTACAATTGAACAAAAGGTGAGATGTTGACTCATTTCCAAGCTACAAAAGTGCAAGATAAGTTATTCAAAAATACAAATTGTGTTGCTAAATGTTGGTGTGCATTCTGTCATTAGATATTATTCAGCAGAGGCACTGGACCACAGAAGGTTCTTTAATGAATCATTAAGTTCAGGATGCTATTACAGCATGCCCAAAATACAATGCAAAATATTGCAGAAGCAGAAGAAAATACACCAATTCAAAGAGTTTTTGAAAGGTGAGAAAGGAAAAAGTTCATAACAAGTGCATAACTTAAGCCATGGTAACGTTGACTTTAAACTGCAACAACTTTACCCTATCGTAGAGGGTGAtaacatgtaaaacttagtaATAAAAAAGGGAAGTACCTATCAGCAACTGAATTGTCAGACAGACAATTTGATGGAGGATGCTTTCCTGGCAATGGAATCAACAAAGTTTTATGTGCAAACATTTGAATATCAGTCATTAAGCCATTCAAGCGTTTGATGTCTTCTACCTAAAACAtcaaagaaaaattttcttacaACCATCAATTGGAATATAGGATAGGATaaactaaaacataaagaaattaaaaaatcaaCCACGTTAAACCAATAAATATAACTGGTAAGTAAGTAGATCCTTCTAAGTTGGAAAAACAGACATTATTTCACTTTCTACAAATCACATAATGAGTTCCAAAATGACAAGAAAGTGTATTGATAATATGCAAGTAAATAACACCTACTTTCTGAATGTTTATTTCATGATACAAATTGAATTAGCATATTTAAGGCATACTTAACTCACATGCAAAACTGGAAGGATGACTTACAGAGGATTATAGAGACAATGAAAAACCTTCATCATTTTAGTTCCACCAAAATCAGATAAAACTAAAAACTCTTCGACCACACCAAAATATGTACACTCATAACTTCTTACAAAATAATACCCATTCATGACTTGTTATAAAATAATGCTCACTCGATCCTAAAATGTTTATCAGCACTAATCCTCATCATCAAGCCCCAACAATGAACTTGCAAGTACTGACCTTAGTTGGTCAGGCTGAGCTAGTTAGTTGGCTTGATCAGTTTGTATGGATCAAGTGAGTTGGATGAGACAATTGGACTGAGAAAGCTTGATGGGGAATAAGATCGGGCAATCAGCATGGGTGATCAAATTGAACTAGTAGGTAGGGCTAATTGGACCAAACAACTTGGCAGGGCCAATGGGTCAATTAGGAACCACACAGTCAAGCAAACTTGATAGGCCAGTTGGGTCAAGAGGACTTAACAGTCCAATTAGTTCAAGCAAACTGATCGTGCTAATCAGGCCGAGAGATAAATTAAAGAATATTCATTCACCTATTTATTCATTCAAACATGTCAATCCAtccttccattttttttttttttcatccaacTACTCTAATCCATACTTCtatgataaaaaaaacttacGGATTTATATTTACCATAGACAAATAAGACAAAAACACATGGAATGGATGTCAAATTGAATAGAAAGTAGAACTTTGATCCGAATAATTGTTGTTGTTGGTTTTTTACTTCAAGCCAAAACTAATTTGTTATGCTCAAACATGGAGCAAAGAACTAAACTGAGAGCGGCAAAGATGAGCAAGAAAGCAAACTGAAATCAAGTACCTCAACCCCGTACTTTATGGCGACGCCAGGAAGCGTATCCATCTTGGACACCCGATGCTCTATGTAATTCGCCTTGGGAGGGGAATCCGATGAAAAAGATGTCTCAGAAGAGGACGAGGTGCCCGTCTGGATCATATTGCTCTCCCACGAAGCGTAATCTGATCCATCGACGAAACTATCGGACAGGACGCGAGAGCTACTTCGGATCCCCCTCGCTCCCATCCCCAACAACTCCAATGACGCTTCAGACGACCAAGAACAATGGAAGAACGTTGCTAATGCTCCAAACGGGAGGCTTTTCGCCCTATTTTCCCCGTACCAATCAACGACGAACGACCCCTACGATCTGCCCGCCAGATCTCCCGCCGACAAGCCAATCTCCACCAAATGCTGACCAAAATTCAGCGGACAAAGAGCAGCAACCGGTAATCCAAGTCAATCCGACGCCGAAGAACTGAATTTTTGCGAGGAATCCAGCGAGAGATGAAGCCGGAGCGGACGAAACGAAGGCAAGAAGCGGAAAACCAGCGGAAatgggggaggaggaggaggaggaggaggagagaccACAGCAAGAACGCGAAGGCGTCGTCGTCTTGACTTGATAAAGAGCGAGGAGCAGACACCCCGCGAGTTTTGACTCGGTGTGACTCGCACGCGGACACGTGTCCTCATTCCGCTGGGTAATTAACTTTTTACCCGTTCGACGCGGCGTCGTCCATCCACCCAAACCATTCTCCTCTCGTTTTGTGCACGAAATATAAATGCCCCCATATTTTTAGGCCAGTCAAGTGGAGCCACGTAGTGAGGGAGATACACACGATGGAATaatagttattattatttttaattatttttggctTTAGTCAAGGATTTCGACCTAACTCTACCCcagtttttaattatttattcgcCTATTGttgatgaataaaaaaaatattaattgtgTTATTCATTGAATTTacattttcaaataaattaagcGTTTTTGGTGGATGGCTAACTAATCAATGATGGAAGGTAGAAAAGTCACCCAGGGCAATAGTACAGCTTCGGGCATCTTCTCACTTTGATATTTAagaattaaattttaacttaattaatatttttttaaatagatgattgattaaaaatatataattaatagtcatctattatgaatattttttaatttgctCTAATaattagtaaaaaaattataaaattaaatcgGTTATTTTAAGATTAATCGGCGAATAGTTAATGTCAGAAAAAAAAACACGAGTAGAAAGTTCGTCAAGGGTTTGGTAGGTAGCTTCGACTAAGTTGGCTTCTTTCTTTATCAATCAAATCGCATAAATAATAATTCTCCGTAGAATAAGATGGCTATGCCAAGTTGGTTAGATCTGTAATTATGTGCTACAAAAGTGCATTTGTGATATACATGTGAGATCTAATACGTCATTTTATTGGTGCGCCATAAGTCGCATAGGCTCGGCCAGCAATAATGGACAGTAATCTACGAGTGGGATAGGGCTAGACTCGTATGACGAGTGATTTAGATCCTTAAGTGCctctgtaatatatatatatatatattaatatttatagATTCTATATTCACACCTTCAATTAAatatcttatttttaaaatatcttacATTTTATAATCAAATATCCTAccaactaaatatttataagatTCACCTATTAAATATCTCACTTTCAAATATTTCAAATTCTATCATCGACGATTTCAAATCTTCTCCCCAATATCTCCTTCCAATGATGAATATTTGAGATTGGGAGATATTTGGAGAAATATCCCCTCTAAATATCACCTAATGGATACTCTAATATGATTCAATGGCTAAGATTAAACTTGAATAAATGTAGCTGTAGCCTATACCCACAAGCTCGCCAAAAATTACGAGCCCATTAACCACCCCTAGTTAGAGGCCGATCAAACTATTGGAAGGTTTAGGGTATAATCGAGTTGGTTATTATATGACAGATTTATAAAATTGAACCAGagtcgaatctcggtaaagttaGATAAATTATCCTTCCATATGATGGCTAACTTTGGTTTCCTAATTTACTCTCTTCTAATGGCGCGGGGCAGTTGTGGGGGGCGCCAAGGTGATGGATTCACCTTTTGCAAAACTGATCTAACTGTGGGAGCAGAAAGTAAAGTCGTCATGTTAGAGGTCTTTTAAAGATGGCTCTACATTTTTTGAAATTCGATAAATCATGGGGGTATTTATCCTAGTGCAGCAACACCTGTGTATGGAAGAGGCCAGACATCTAATGAAATATTTTATATCCGGTGAAAATTTACTAAAGATCTATTAGAGCAACCATCCATATAGATATTAATTGCATTGGCTAAGTCTGGGTGGTGTAGTTGGTAACATCTCACACACTAAAGGTTTCGAGTTCGAACCCGGGCTCAGACATTTATTAATGTTTAaaattccttcatcttcttcctttatgtgctagtcactatttcaaaggctagtagccgtccgtgatttacctcctccgtgttagccctAAGATAAGTTGGTGGTGGCACTGGAGGTGAgcgtcactacaacaaaaacattaaaagacaatggttaaaaactGTCGTCATAtgccctttaaaaccgttgtaattggcagtgttgttaaaagtggaggttacgacaacgattttaaaccattgtctttgaataaaaagacaacagttttacaacgattttaaaccgttatctttgaatgaaaagacaacggtttaaaaccgttgttgtttagagcattTTTAATAACACTGTCAGTTACAACCGTTTTTGgggctatgacaacggtttttaaccgttgtctttgagggtgatagacaacaacaacagttttaaaccgttatcttttaaattattatcttgtaataccaatatatcatatttcaatataaatatataataaaaatcataatcacaaaagaaagaatattcttcacatcaatgtcattcaaaatgttacttatacaagaattactaTCACAAAAGAATAAACAtgtctaatattcaaataaaatttatcccaatacaaataaacaaataaactccatttacaactaatgaacaatagtaaaaagactagaaacttgtgatggtggtttATGGCATATAGGATTGCAAGTAATTATTGTCAATaaggctgtaaacaagccgagccgagccgagctttggggtgttcaagcttgtttgataagataatcgagccgagctgagccgagtcaagccgagcttaaaatgaaccaaacttttgaaatgagtgttcaagcttggcttggtttattttttatgagcttgagcttgtttgaagcttgactttagcttggttcgtttagatgttttcaagctctcaattcaagcttggcttaagcttggtttgaacttggttcgtttagatgttatcaagctctcaattcaagcttgacttgagtttggttcgagcttggcttgagcttggtttgagcttggttcgtttagatgttatcaagctctcaattcaagcttgtttggttgtttaaaacttttaattgtttgattggttattaagattgataatttaaatttatttatttattttattttattttattgtttatttagcatattgaaaagagttttattaataaatatggttcatgaacattgttcgtaaatgttgttcatgaacattgttcacgaatgttgttcacgaacgttaacgagctgaacacatatgtgttcaagcttatttgtttagcttaacgagctattcaagcttgtttgtttaattaatttaatgtatattgaatgaacataaacaagctcttaccaagtcgaacaccaagcttgttcacgaacgcttggttcatttacaaccctaattgTCAACCCAAGCCCCATCataatcttcaacttgtagaattttattggactcctctttctcacttgttGATTCTTCCATGTCAACCTTTTCCAACATTGTTGATCATCAATTCCATAATAAATCCAGTCTTCCCACACCAGCTCCATCAAAAAGTCCAATATTTCCATCCCTTTGATAAGACACCAAGAGATCTCGACATATAAAAAATGCACATGAATACTCATTTTCATTGGATTAGGAGTCTCCAATACGGAAGCTGAACAATGCACATATGAAAATGCTCACCCTTGTTTTATCTCGTATAACAAATAGTAGAGTGGTCTTACGAGGACTAAACAGTCTCAGCATCACCTGTCATGAGGTAAATGAAAGCAACTAAGCAAAACTCAAATTAAGTATATGTAAAAAAGTTGTTGTAAGATGGGAATAAGATTA
This region of Zingiber officinale cultivar Zhangliang chromosome 9A, Zo_v1.1, whole genome shotgun sequence genomic DNA includes:
- the LOC122020509 gene encoding uncharacterized protein LOC122020509, whose amino-acid sequence is MGARGIRSSSRVLSDSFVDGSDYASWESNMIQTGTSSSSETSFSSDSPPKANYIEHRVSKMDTLPGVAIKYGVEVEDIKRLNGLMTDIQMFAHKTLLIPLPGKHPPSNCLSDNSVADSPSRDHTPPPCRFGADVLDLLDSMKTKTYPRQISSAMSSLQSYYGFTELKKGSALQGYEMTVYRTGGSCSDDEIWSTDPPFSDSHSHQDWKTTSLINGFLALNSKSKKNHTISNNAESIDMENSIRRRQKGDANESLSTPELQFKEENDSGFSGWKGKGLAARPKLPSKTEIDMAVLDVTSNGDSFIYAGSSPVRKSFSTPALQENENSSFIWPTSTWTLKTEDLVRPLLVGLPIPRSIWKNKAAVD